One genomic region from Cetobacterium sp. 8H encodes:
- a CDS encoding polysaccharide biosynthesis protein, whose protein sequence is MFKGKTLLITGGTGSFGNTVLKGFLNTEIKEIRIFSRDEKKQDDMRKHYNNPKLKFYIGDVRDYNSITDAMRGVDYVFHAAALKQVPSCEFYPMQAVKTNVMGTDNVLNAAINAGVKKVICLSTDKAAYPINAMGMSKAMMEKVAIAKGRNLGEHETTICVTRYGNVMASRGSVIPLFIDQMRAGNPMTLTDPEMTRFMMSLDQAVDLVLFAFEHGQNGDLFIQKSPAATVELLATTMKNLFNRPNHEVKVIGTRHGEKLYEALMTKEEKVKSIDMGNYYRIPADERDLNYSKFFEDGEKVITEADEYNSHNTYRLNEEELKSMLLELPEIQDDLREFGVK, encoded by the coding sequence ATGTTTAAAGGGAAAACACTACTTATAACAGGTGGAACAGGATCATTTGGAAATACTGTATTAAAAGGATTTTTAAATACAGAGATAAAAGAGATTAGGATATTCTCAAGAGATGAAAAGAAACAAGATGATATGAGAAAACATTATAATAATCCTAAACTAAAATTTTATATTGGTGATGTTAGAGATTATAACTCTATTACGGATGCAATGAGAGGTGTAGATTATGTTTTTCATGCAGCAGCATTAAAACAAGTTCCATCGTGTGAGTTTTATCCAATGCAAGCAGTAAAAACTAATGTTATGGGAACAGATAATGTTTTAAATGCTGCCATAAATGCAGGAGTAAAAAAGGTTATTTGTTTAAGTACAGATAAAGCTGCTTATCCAATAAATGCTATGGGAATGTCAAAAGCTATGATGGAGAAAGTTGCAATAGCTAAAGGTAGAAATCTAGGAGAGCATGAGACTACAATATGTGTCACTAGATATGGAAATGTTATGGCATCAAGAGGGTCTGTAATTCCTTTATTTATTGATCAGATGAGAGCTGGAAATCCAATGACTCTTACTGACCCTGAGATGACTAGATTTATGATGAGTTTAGATCAAGCTGTAGATTTAGTACTTTTTGCTTTTGAACATGGACAGAATGGAGATTTATTTATTCAAAAATCACCAGCAGCAACTGTAGAATTACTAGCAACAACTATGAAAAATCTTTTCAACAGACCGAATCATGAAGTAAAAGTTATAGGAACAAGACATGGTGAAAAACTATATGAAGCTTTAATGACAAAAGAAGAAAAAGTTAAATCAATTGACATGGGTAATTATTATAGAATACCTGCAGATGAAAGAGATTTAAATTATTCAAAATTCTTTGAAGATGGAGAAAAAGTTATAACTGAAGCTGATGAGTATAACTCTCATAAT